The Methanobrevibacter wolinii SH genomic sequence AACCAATATATGGATTTATAGAATAATCTTCCATGAATAAAGTTCTATCTCCTTTTCTTTTATTAAATATGGATTTTACTTCCTTATTTTCAAAACCATATTTATTTAAAATTTCAGAAACATTATCAAAATATTTATAAATATTATCACCTGTTTATTAATATACTAAAATAATAAATATATATTATAATTAAAAATTAATAATAAAGATTTTATATTGATAATTTAAATTTTATTATAATTATATATTAAGATAATGATACATATATAAAATCCAATATTTTAATAGGGATATTATGATTATTCAACAATTAACTAAAGAGATTAGAGATAATGCTACTGAAAGAGCTAAACCTAAAAAACCAGAACAAGTAGCAACAAGTTGGTATAATGAAGATTTATTATATTCTGGAGTTGGGAAAACTATATTTTTAATACTTGCAACTAAAGGTTGTTCTTGGGCATTAGGTCCAAGTGGAGGTTGTACAATGTGCAGTTATATTAATGATTGTACATTAGAACCAGTAACTGGAGATAAAATTGTTGAATTATTTAAAAAAGAATTAAATAAACATCCATATAAAGAAGATTATAAAAATGGAGATAAAATAGCTATAAAAATGTTTGCTAGTGGAAGTTTCTTAAACCCTGAAGAAGTACCTAAAGAAGCTCGTGATGAAATACTTAAGATATTAAGAGATAGTGAAGAGATTAGTGAAATTGTTATAGAAACAAGACCTGAATATGTTACAGAAGAAGTATTAACTGAAATTCATGACATTATTGGAGATAAGTTATTTGAAATAAGTATGGGTCTTGAAACATCTAATGATAAAACTAGATTATATAATATTAATAAAGGTTTTACTAGGAAAGATTTTGAAAAATCTGTAAAAATAATACAGGAAGCTAGAGACAAAAAAGGATATAATGTTAAAGCAAAACCATATATCTTTTTAAAACCTATTTTACTTAATGAAAAAGAAGCAATTAATGAAGCAATTGAAACAGCAAAATATGCAGATGAATTAG encodes the following:
- a CDS encoding archaeosine biosynthesis radical SAM protein RaSEA, translated to MIIQQLTKEIRDNATERAKPKKPEQVATSWYNEDLLYSGVGKTIFLILATKGCSWALGPSGGCTMCSYINDCTLEPVTGDKIVELFKKELNKHPYKEDYKNGDKIAIKMFASGSFLNPEEVPKEARDEILKILRDSEEISEIVIETRPEYVTEEVLTEIHDIIGDKLFEISMGLETSNDKTRLYNINKGFTRKDFEKSVKIIQEARDKKGYNVKAKPYIFLKPILLNEKEAINEAIETAKYADELGVDRLSFCPATIHGGTLIERLWREGSYQPPWIWSAVYVINTVRDLVSIPALMDTAAFGSRRGPYNCKKCNKELKHLIIASNLNQSKIEYDCECKNEWLADIHSSNMNQSKTRTKHLPLY